The Juglans regia cultivar Chandler chromosome 11, Walnut 2.0, whole genome shotgun sequence genome contains the following window.
CTTGGGAGTAATTAAGTAATTTACTTAACatcgttttcctttttttattactaGTACTATCATAtcacttatataaatatatattttgatccatctttctctccctcttttcttttcgtttcttctctctctctctctctctctctctctctctctcgatcgaGCAAAATCTAAAATGGTGTCAGCTTCTGCTTAAGGAATGTGAGGATGGTTTCTAGGCGTTAGTTGCTGGACCCTAACTGACAACAGTAGCATATGAGACCCATTATTAACTGTTaagcgaagaagaagaagaagaaaaggaagaagaagataactTTCTCACTGcgctctctctatatataatatatgggtTCGGAGCAGAATAGATTCCCTCAGCAGGAACGGGTAATgtctctctctcgatttcttTTTGGTCTTGGGTTTTTGTtcgttcttttatttttgttagtaTTGGACCCTCCGGGAGTTTGATTTGGTGTCAGATCTGGGTCGTTCTGAGCACAATTCCACACATTTTCGATTTCGTTTATGCATCCGCAAGTTCTTGCTCAGATCTGGGGTGGTAGCCATTTGAGTaattagaaaggaaaaaaactctAACTCCACTAATTGCTTATGTAATACTTCAATTTGCTAGTATTAGCTAAATACCAAATGTACCAGTTACCCAAAGACTTTCAGGACCTGGATTACGTTCTGAAAGGCTTTACCTTTGCTCATTTTAGTTTATCATACGAATGAATGCATAGGTTTCTCAGACTGGCTGTCAGATCTGACGAAAACTCTTCTTGGTTTTTACCCACGGTTGTACTCTTAAAGAGTCAAGATCAGGTCATCCTGGGTAACTTTGATTTCGTTTttgtatttttacaaaatttaattagtttctttCTCTCAGTTCGATCTCCAAATTATACTCAGAACGTTTCATCTTCGAAAGGATGAATACAGCTGGCTGAATTGTGAAAAACCATGATCCCAGCTCTTCAGTGCGAgcatattttaagttattattaACTATTACAAAGCGTATTTACTCTTTTTTCCATTACAATTTTAGCATTAAAATATTGCCCATCGATAGCTATGATATCGTTTTACAAgttctttcttcttcgtttGATTGGGTTTGTTTTTTAAACTGCTGATTGTGGCATCAGTTTCCATTTCGGCTTGATGACTGGGATGAAGTTAGTGAAAATTATTCCTCCATTTCAAATCAATGGTTTTCGAAATATTCCTTACATAGGTTAATACACACTCACGCATGCAACACAAACACATGATTGATTGAAGCCAAGCTTTTTCTGTGAGGATGGCCTGATGAACAAAACGAATGCATACAGTTATGCTGGCTGATTTTTTAGCCAAATGGGAACCATTTATTTAGATGGAAAAAAGTATTAATatcttgtcaaaaaaaaaatcagccagAAACTCACATCAAGACGAAACGCATTTCCAATACAAATGTTAACGTGATTTTGACATGATGCTTCTGTCTGTTGACAGCGAAAGAGATGGGGAGGATGTTTGGGTGCATTATCTTGTTTTGGCACACAGAAAGGTGGAAAGCGGATTGTACCTGCATCTCGGATTCCTGAGGGGAATGCAGCAGCTACCCAGACAAATGGCCCTCAAGTAGTTGGGTTGACCAATCAAGCAACTGCACTAGCTCCATCTCTTCTTGCTCCGCCTTCATCACCAGCATCCTTTACAAATTCCGCACTCCCTTCAACGGCTCAATCGCCAAGCTGTTTCTTGTCATTATCTGCCAACTCACCTGGAGGTCCTTCATCCACAATGTTTGCCACTGGGCCATATGCTCATGAAACTCAGCTTGTTTCTCCTCCtgttttttcaacttttacaaCTGAGCCATCTACTGCTCCCCTCACTCCTCCCCCAGAGGCTCACCTTACTACTCCCTCATCCCCAGATGTGCCTTATGCTCAGATCCACATGGATCTGAAAAGCACTGAAAAAACTAAATACATCGCTGCAAATGATCTTCAAGCAACATATTCGCTCTATCCAGGAAGTCCAGCTAGTAGTCTCAGATCACCAATTTCAAGGACCTCAGGTGACTGTTTATCATCTTCTTTTCCTGAGCGGGACTTTGCCTCACAATGGGATCCTTCAATTTCTCCCCAAAATGGAAAATATTCAAGGAATGGTTCCAACAGGCAATTTGGGCATGAAACAAATGGTGTCTCCATGGCATCTCAAGATTCTAATTTCTTCTGTCCTGCTACTTTTGCCCAATTCTATCTGGATCATAATCCACCGTTTCCTCATACTGGTGGGAGATTAAGTGTGTCCAAGGAGTCGGATGTTTACTCCTCTAGTGGAAATGGACATCAGAACCGGCACAATAAAAGTCCCAAGCAAGATGTGGAAGAATTAGAAGCGTACAGAGCATCCTTTGGGTTCAGTGCAGATGAAATTATCACTACCCCTCAGTATGTGGAGATTTCTGACGTGATGGAGGACTCATTTACCATGACTCCTTTTACCTCTAATAATCCACCCATGGAAGAAGATATAGAACCTGCATCAGTAATTGAAGGACTGAAAGCTCAGAAAACGAAGACAAACTTGCTGAGTCCAAAAGGCCTTAAGTCAGGATCAAATACTGTTAATGAGGGTGGATGCCGTGATGTGCCCGCTTACTGCAATGGTCATGGAGGTGAAGTTTCTGTGCTTAATTCAAACTTACACTATTGCTCCGGTGGTTGTCAAGAGATcatgggaaggaaaaaaaattcttatagaACAACCAACTTTAatcagaaataataataataataatctgtcCTAAGCTTTCACTCCTATGATTTCTTAGCAGTCAAGTAGAACATGCCTGTTTTAAAATGTCAAGCACCTGTTTTATGCTGTTATTATGTTTACCTGAATTTATTTCTCATGCCTGaatccccccctccccccctactcccaaaaaaacaaaacatttatcaTGCGTTAGGCTCCATGCAAGAtctttaagcattttttttggTACCTTCTCTGCAAATGATACAAACTTTTTAATACTTCATCAAACCCACAGTCTTTGTCATGCTGGGAGCTTATACCTATTACCTCATTCCATGAGCTtaacttttgggacaagtggtgattaaAATGACCACTTATCCCAAAAGGTTAAGTTtatgggaagaggtagattttattatttatattatatcttaacaatacCTTGCGTAGAAACTCGAGTATCTATGTTCTGTAAGTGTTCGATTGTATCTGTGCATGTAGATCATTTTTCTCATTAGGTGTCTTTGGCTCATTAGGATGCATCTGAGCCCTATCTTATTGTAAGATCTCTTCCTCTGTCTCCCTGTCATACTGGCAATAATGTTACTTTCATATATGACAGATAACATATCGTGGAGAAAATCTGGGAATGTCTCTGGATCCAGCACGCCTGGTAATGATACTCTGACTGATGAAGAGGACATTTTTTCAAAGATGGAGTTATCCAAAAGCAATAGGAAGTACCATCTGGGTTTGTCTTGCTCTGATGCAGAAGTTGACTATAGGAGAGGAAGAAGCTTAAGAGAAGGCAGAGGAGATTTTGCATGGCGTGACTAAGAATTAGTGCAAAAGTAGATTGTCAGTTGATTTCCCATGTGAATTAGTTTGCAGGTTTCTTTCGTCAAACACTATTGTTTCCCATGTGAATTAGATTTGTCAGTTGCTTCCCAGGTGATTATCTTTTTCTGGTTGATGAATGTATATCTACGTTCCTATTTCCTGCTAAGGTACATAGGTGATGCATCTAATTATATGTATTGGGCGAATGCTTCTGCTTTATACTATGGAACAACTATTGCAACATCGGTTTTGATGTTTTCTGAAGCATTTTCTGTTCCATCTACTGGGGATGTTACCTCGGTCTCGGTCTCGGTCTGGGTCTGGGTCTGTTTTTATTCAAATGGAGATGGGAAGCTTGAACGTGTATATCTGGTGGTTGCTTAACCTTGAGTGTCTTTATTATCATGGTCATGTCATCATCATGATGCAATGTTTGGATTCAATTGCTCCACCTAAATTCACGTGAGCTATCAATTTGTCGCCATTTTGTTATCTGATCCCTAACTTTTGCCATTTACATGCAGTGGTCGGTGGGGGGCTGCTGTTAAGATGTAAGAACGGTGCCTTTTTGGTGCCAAATCTCTGTTTATTTTGGAGGACAAGTGATAAACGATGTCGTCTTGACCATCCACACAaccccgaaaaaaaaaaaacaagaaataactgagccacctctctctctctctctctctcatcacagCTACTGGACACCACCTGGCCAGAAAGAGCCAACTACTTCTAACTGCCATAATGTTGTGCAATGCAAGTTTAGTCAGTGTGCACACGACAAAAGTGGTGATAATAGACCACAAAAGCATATTACACGATCCTATTGAAGACGATAAACACAAGAATAATTGATCAAAGAGGAGAAAATGTCGGTATCATcaccaccatcatcatcatatagACCTATCATCAACAATATCATGGTCGATCCATTAAATACTACCCAAAACTGCTATAATGTACTGCTGCTACTCAAACTTTACAATCGTTGAAATATGCACAAAGATGGCAAGAACTAATAGCTCGTGCTTCCAATGGACCATTTCACGCTCATTCATAAAGAAGTTTTCAAACACCCACATCATAGAAGCAGTGTATCAATGCCTTGAGTAAATCCACTATAACTACAAGTGAACATATATTGCACGTCAGAGAGGAATGCTGGACATCCTTGGTCATGAGTTCGTCTCAGCGTGTTGATCGGATGGTTTGTTTGAGTTATTCTGCTCCACTTTGATGCGTGGCTCATCTATTGC
Protein-coding sequences here:
- the LOC109007744 gene encoding uncharacterized protein At1g76660, whose product is MGSEQNRFPQQERRKRWGGCLGALSCFGTQKGGKRIVPASRIPEGNAAATQTNGPQVVGLTNQATALAPSLLAPPSSPASFTNSALPSTAQSPSCFLSLSANSPGGPSSTMFATGPYAHETQLVSPPVFSTFTTEPSTAPLTPPPEAHLTTPSSPDVPYAQIHMDLKSTEKTKYIAANDLQATYSLYPGSPASSLRSPISRTSGDCLSSSFPERDFASQWDPSISPQNGKYSRNGSNRQFGHETNGVSMASQDSNFFCPATFAQFYLDHNPPFPHTGGRLSVSKESDVYSSSGNGHQNRHNKSPKQDVEELEAYRASFGFSADEIITTPQYVEISDVMEDSFTMTPFTSNNPPMEEDIEPASVIEGLKAQKTKTNLLSPKGLKSGSNTVNEGGCRDVPAYCNGHGDNISWRKSGNVSGSSTPGNDTLTDEEDIFSKMELSKSNRKYHLGLSCSDAEVDYRRGRSLREGRGDFAWRD